A single Vulcanisaeta distributa DSM 14429 DNA region contains:
- a CDS encoding roadblock/LC7 domain-containing protein, whose amino-acid sequence MESSVGKEVVNALEEFMNRVFPDIVGALVVRRDGLPVAFKVSGEFNAKVVSAMVAIARSTMDRLGAELGLGESVISVSQYTRNTLLVAPLSKDLILTAIAKPEPNLGLILLEIEKLKDKLTKILVE is encoded by the coding sequence ATGGAGTCCAGCGTAGGTAAGGAGGTTGTGAATGCGTTGGAGGAATTTATGAACCGAGTCTTCCCAGACATAGTTGGCGCGCTCGTTGTTCGACGCGATGGCTTACCAGTCGCGTTTAAGGTCAGTGGAGAATTTAATGCAAAGGTCGTTAGTGCCATGGTAGCGATAGCCAGAAGCACCATGGACAGGCTCGGTGCAGAACTGGGCTTGGGCGAGTCAGTAATAAGCGTGTCGCAGTACACCAGGAATACTCTACTAGTGGCGCCATTAAGCAAGGACTTGATACTAACGGCCATAGCAAAGCCCGAGCCAAACCTGGGGCTAATACTGCTCGAGATAGAAAAGCTAAAGGATAAGCTGACGAAGATACTCGTTGAGTAA
- a CDS encoding MBL fold metallo-hydrolase has protein sequence MTDLMIKVLGGGGEVGRMAIFVKEANSERGFLFDYGVNFDENDRPVMPGHVRPRDIMAVFLSHAHLDHCGALPSLYVSSPPPVYATPLTLELADIMFKDAIKLSGYYLPYEDEEIKAVLDHAIPVTYGEDVDISKDVKATIINAGHVPGSMLTLLEINGARVLFTGDFNLSQSNLLRGADINNVPRDVDVVIMEGTYVTNTHPPREEVEREFIRVIKETIEGGGSVLIPVLTIGRAQEILITLYKNGIDYPIIIDGLARIANQIVAKYPHYLANPELYLKAVENSLEVTTDYQRKSLTKEPVIIVSPAGMLKGGAAVYYLKKLGRDRRNAIILPSYQAPDTPGFELLTRGRTFIDKSEVILEAKLYWFDFSSHSGRAELEAFINHFSPDTKVLLVHTEAIKALQFLDRLKVKYGIDNVHVPINDETLLIRVNR, from the coding sequence GATTTAATGATTAAGGTCTTGGGTGGTGGAGGCGAAGTTGGTAGGATGGCTATTTTCGTCAAGGAAGCAAATTCAGAAAGGGGGTTCCTCTTTGATTATGGAGTTAACTTTGACGAGAATGATAGACCTGTAATGCCAGGCCATGTTAGGCCGAGGGACATCATGGCCGTGTTCCTAAGCCACGCCCACCTGGACCACTGTGGTGCGTTGCCCAGCCTATACGTTAGTTCACCACCACCTGTATACGCTACACCATTGACACTCGAGCTTGCGGATATAATGTTTAAGGATGCCATTAAGTTAAGTGGTTATTACCTGCCTTACGAGGACGAGGAGATTAAGGCTGTGCTTGATCACGCGATACCAGTGACTTATGGGGAGGACGTAGATATTTCGAAGGATGTTAAGGCCACGATAATAAATGCCGGTCATGTACCCGGCAGTATGTTGACTCTCCTCGAAATAAATGGAGCCAGGGTGTTATTTACGGGTGATTTTAATTTATCGCAGTCGAACCTGCTTCGTGGTGCTGATATCAATAATGTTCCTAGGGATGTTGATGTGGTCATTATGGAGGGTACGTACGTAACCAATACGCACCCACCCAGGGAGGAGGTTGAGAGGGAGTTCATTAGGGTCATTAAGGAGACGATTGAGGGTGGTGGCTCAGTGTTAATACCGGTGTTGACGATAGGTAGGGCTCAGGAAATATTAATAACGCTTTATAAGAATGGTATTGACTACCCAATAATAATTGATGGTTTAGCCAGGATCGCCAACCAGATAGTGGCTAAGTACCCGCATTACCTGGCGAACCCTGAGCTTTACCTAAAGGCTGTGGAGAATAGTCTCGAGGTAACCACGGATTATCAGAGAAAGTCATTAACTAAGGAGCCCGTGATAATAGTCTCGCCAGCCGGTATGCTGAAGGGAGGCGCCGCTGTTTATTACCTAAAGAAGTTGGGTAGGGATAGGAGGAACGCCATAATACTGCCGAGTTACCAGGCACCGGATACGCCAGGCTTTGAATTACTGACTAGGGGTAGGACATTCATTGATAAGAGCGAGGTCATTCTAGAGGCTAAGCTTTACTGGTTTGACTTCAGTTCCCACAGTGGTAGGGCTGAGCTGGAGGCATTCATTAATCATTTTAGTCCAGATACGAAGGTCCTCCTCGTACATACAGAGGCAATAAAGGCGCTGCAGTTTCTTGATAGGTTAAAGGTTAAGTATGGGATCGATAACGTCCATGTGCCGATTAACGACGAGACATTACTAATACGTGTGAATAGGTGA
- a CDS encoding RuvB-like helicase: protein MSQIKIEEVKPTFERVGLHSHIKGLGVRDGKVQFSADGFVGQVEAREAAYYVVKMIRAGKFGGKGVLIVGPPGTGKTALAIGIARELGPDTPFVQISAAEVYSMEIKKTEFLTRALRSAIGVRIREWRRVYEGVVKSLDIQYGRHPYNPYAQIPRSATITLATKDEEKRLRVPAEIAAQLIELGVEEGDVIWIDEETGRVFVQGKGEGGETYDIYVKKKIEVPKGPVYKEKEITRFFTLNDLDIYQARQQGLLSAMIFGFAAEEREIPNDVRKAVDEFVMKLISDGKGELVPGVLFIDDVHMLDIETWAYLSRAMESELSPILILATNRGITKIRGTDVESPHGVPLDMLDRLIIIRTKPYTADEVREIIKIRAREEKVSLTNDALEELTKIGTEESLRYAIQLLAPAQLRAQEVGHKEIAKEDVEYVKRLFLSVKESVQYVKEYENYFLR from the coding sequence ATGTCCCAGATAAAGATTGAGGAGGTGAAACCAACGTTTGAAAGGGTTGGACTGCACAGCCACATTAAGGGCCTAGGTGTTAGGGATGGCAAGGTGCAGTTCTCGGCTGATGGCTTCGTGGGGCAGGTTGAGGCTAGGGAGGCTGCCTACTACGTGGTTAAGATGATTAGGGCTGGTAAGTTCGGTGGTAAGGGTGTGTTAATCGTTGGACCACCTGGCACTGGAAAGACGGCACTGGCGATAGGTATTGCTAGGGAGCTTGGTCCGGACACACCATTCGTGCAGATAAGCGCTGCCGAGGTCTACAGCATGGAGATTAAGAAGACGGAATTCCTAACCAGGGCTCTTAGGAGTGCCATTGGCGTTAGAATTAGGGAGTGGCGTAGGGTTTATGAGGGCGTTGTTAAGAGCCTAGATATTCAGTACGGTAGACACCCCTACAACCCATACGCCCAAATACCCAGGAGCGCCACCATAACCCTGGCCACGAAGGATGAGGAGAAGAGGCTTAGGGTCCCCGCCGAGATTGCCGCGCAGTTAATTGAGCTCGGCGTTGAGGAGGGTGACGTCATATGGATTGATGAGGAAACTGGTAGGGTGTTCGTTCAGGGTAAGGGTGAGGGTGGTGAGACTTATGATATTTACGTTAAGAAGAAGATCGAGGTGCCCAAGGGACCTGTCTATAAGGAGAAGGAAATAACGAGATTCTTCACACTCAACGACCTCGATATATACCAGGCTAGGCAACAGGGTTTGCTTAGTGCCATGATATTCGGCTTTGCCGCCGAGGAGCGTGAGATCCCGAATGATGTTAGGAAGGCCGTTGATGAGTTTGTGATGAAGTTAATTAGTGATGGGAAGGGCGAGCTTGTGCCGGGTGTGTTGTTTATTGATGATGTACACATGCTCGATATAGAGACCTGGGCCTACCTAAGTAGGGCTATGGAGAGTGAGTTAAGCCCAATACTAATCCTAGCCACTAATAGGGGTATAACGAAGATAAGGGGCACGGATGTTGAGTCACCACATGGCGTTCCCCTCGACATGCTTGATAGGCTCATTATAATCAGGACGAAGCCATACACAGCCGATGAGGTTAGGGAGATAATAAAGATTAGGGCTAGGGAGGAGAAGGTTTCGTTAACTAATGACGCGCTTGAGGAGTTGACTAAGATAGGCACTGAGGAGAGCCTTAGGTATGCAATACAGTTATTAGCGCCTGCCCAGTTAAGGGCTCAGGAGGTTGGTCATAAGGAGATCGCTAAGGAGGATGTTGAGTACGTTAAGAGGTTATTCCTTAGTGTTAAGGAGAGTGTTCAGTATGTTAAGGAGTATGAAAACTACTTTCTGCGTTGA
- a CDS encoding xanthine dehydrogenase family protein molybdopterin-binding subunit, producing the protein MPLREHLDIVTGNSTYLDDVRFDNMAYLHVIRSPYARARITRIEGPGSRALLFLTANDIGDLLMPAVTAPNAKVVRMPVLPRNTVNFVGQPVAAVVTDSRYSLEDVADEVSIEYEPLRPVVTIDEALRNEEVIHPEIGTNISLDITLEGGDLNVFKEADVVVEREIEQARLVANPMEPKGCVVYYNGDKLLVYASTQSTFRVRSDLAEVLGLPIDKIVAKAPKNVGGGFGNKTPAYPEYVLAAIASMKLKRPVKWVETRTEHLNNATQGRGVKSRMKLYAKRDGTILGIEGEVIVNLGAYNFTINASSPIFIANLSTGPYRMLAARVRAVGVFTNTPPSGPYRGAGRPEAALIHETLIDDLADELGMDPVEVRRKNIIRDGETYKTPLGLVIDPANYQSILEDAARHYYELRSRYPGRGVSIAVFALYVSTFGGEGVRAVIGNGKLRLYIGSRPQGHAHVSAFTKYASEVFGVPEELIEVVPGDTETLNYGVGTFGSRSATVVAATITELAERVTSKLSSMGLSLIDAIKSRGVVIEEEVDYKPSIAILAPGAHVAVVDFDPETLVANVIDYYAVYNVGKPLLEEEVEAQLHGGILQGVAQVLWEGAAYGDDGTPLHSSLADYGLPSPPDVTYKVLTRGLNTPSIMPGGLRGIGEAGTVGALASTFLALEKAIRAKMNIRVKLNRMPVTPSYLHRLISN; encoded by the coding sequence ATGCCCCTCAGGGAGCACTTGGACATCGTAACGGGGAATTCCACGTACCTGGATGATGTTAGGTTTGACAATATGGCTTACCTGCACGTGATTAGATCGCCGTATGCGAGGGCTCGTATAACACGGATAGAGGGACCGGGCTCTCGTGCCCTGTTATTCCTCACTGCCAATGACATAGGTGACCTACTGATGCCTGCCGTTACGGCGCCTAACGCTAAGGTGGTTAGAATGCCAGTGCTGCCTCGCAATACCGTGAACTTTGTCGGCCAGCCCGTGGCGGCAGTGGTCACGGACTCTAGGTACTCGCTTGAGGATGTCGCTGACGAGGTATCGATTGAGTACGAGCCGTTGAGGCCCGTGGTTACGATAGACGAGGCATTAAGGAATGAGGAAGTGATACACCCAGAGATAGGTACAAACATATCCCTGGACATCACGTTGGAGGGCGGTGACCTTAACGTGTTTAAGGAGGCGGATGTGGTTGTTGAGAGGGAAATTGAGCAAGCCAGGTTGGTTGCCAACCCAATGGAGCCCAAGGGATGTGTCGTTTATTACAATGGCGATAAGCTCCTCGTCTACGCATCCACGCAATCAACGTTTAGGGTCAGGTCAGACCTGGCGGAGGTCCTCGGTCTGCCGATTGATAAGATCGTGGCTAAGGCCCCTAAGAACGTTGGCGGTGGCTTTGGCAATAAGACGCCGGCTTACCCCGAGTACGTACTCGCCGCGATAGCCTCAATGAAGCTGAAGAGGCCCGTTAAGTGGGTTGAGACGAGGACTGAGCACTTAAACAATGCGACCCAGGGCAGGGGCGTTAAGTCTAGGATGAAGCTCTACGCCAAGAGGGATGGGACCATACTGGGTATTGAGGGCGAAGTAATTGTTAATCTGGGCGCCTATAACTTCACCATAAATGCCTCATCGCCAATATTCATAGCGAACCTATCCACGGGACCCTATAGAATGCTTGCGGCCAGGGTTAGGGCGGTCGGTGTTTTCACGAACACACCACCCTCCGGTCCATACCGAGGCGCAGGTAGGCCCGAGGCAGCGTTAATTCATGAGACCCTAATCGATGACCTTGCCGATGAACTGGGCATGGACCCCGTCGAGGTCAGGAGGAAAAACATAATTAGGGATGGCGAGACCTACAAGACGCCGCTGGGCCTTGTTATTGACCCCGCCAATTACCAGTCAATTCTTGAGGACGCCGCTAGGCATTATTATGAGTTAAGGAGTAGGTATCCAGGCAGGGGTGTCTCCATAGCTGTCTTTGCGCTCTATGTAAGCACGTTTGGTGGGGAGGGCGTTAGAGCCGTGATTGGCAATGGCAAGTTAAGGCTCTACATTGGCTCTAGGCCGCAGGGACACGCCCACGTGTCCGCATTCACAAAATACGCCTCTGAAGTGTTTGGGGTGCCTGAGGAATTAATTGAGGTTGTGCCTGGCGATACCGAGACCCTTAACTACGGCGTTGGCACGTTCGGCAGTAGGAGCGCTACCGTGGTTGCGGCGACAATTACCGAATTGGCGGAGAGGGTTACATCGAAGTTGTCATCAATGGGTCTATCGCTTATTGACGCGATTAAGTCAAGGGGCGTTGTTATTGAGGAGGAGGTTGATTATAAACCAAGCATTGCCATACTCGCGCCGGGCGCTCATGTCGCAGTTGTTGATTTCGACCCAGAGACTCTGGTGGCAAACGTGATTGATTACTATGCGGTTTACAACGTCGGTAAACCACTTCTTGAGGAGGAGGTTGAGGCGCAGCTTCATGGTGGCATACTCCAGGGAGTCGCACAAGTGCTTTGGGAGGGCGCGGCGTACGGTGATGATGGGACACCGCTTCATTCGTCCCTCGCGGATTACGGATTGCCCAGTCCTCCCGACGTGACGTATAAGGTATTGACTAGGGGTTTGAATACGCCATCGATTATGCCCGGTGGATTACGTGGTATTGGTGAGGCTGGGACGGTGGGCGCGTTGGCAAGCACATTCCTGGCTCTTGAGAAGGCGATAAGGGCTAAGATGAATATTAGGGTCAAGCTTAATAGAATGCCGGTGACGCCATCGTATCTACACAGGCTAATTAGTAATTAA
- a CDS encoding DUF47 domain-containing protein, with protein MSRFIKDFWGRILSPLYVGEREFISKLVTHIELSQRALSILEEMVLSAVENNSVSKTRVSERMREIAALEREGDEIVRQINDSVLRGAVPITTASIMDTILNKSDDILDGIHVLSRELRRTYYLCNTEPVRKFLSEEFLEMLRIGKEALKMLLEIINNLDRKSFSDIRVMVMGIQKLEEEVDDIKDSALDKLYSNAKDLTYVEFMSSMSLIFGIDDVLDSIKDIAYMLLTLISTYGA; from the coding sequence ATGTCTCGGTTTATAAAGGACTTTTGGGGTAGGATATTATCGCCGCTGTATGTGGGAGAGAGGGAATTCATAAGTAAGTTGGTTACACATATTGAGCTTAGCCAAAGGGCATTATCAATACTCGAGGAGATGGTTCTTAGCGCGGTGGAGAATAATAGCGTGAGTAAGACCAGGGTTTCTGAGAGAATGAGGGAAATAGCGGCGCTTGAGCGTGAGGGTGATGAAATCGTCAGGCAGATAAACGACTCAGTACTCAGGGGTGCTGTCCCAATAACTACCGCGTCGATTATGGACACCATACTCAATAAGTCGGATGATATATTGGACGGCATTCACGTACTATCGAGGGAGTTGAGACGTACCTACTACCTATGTAATACAGAGCCCGTTAGGAAGTTCTTAAGTGAGGAGTTCTTAGAGATGCTCAGGATTGGTAAGGAAGCCCTCAAGATGCTCCTTGAGATAATTAACAACCTGGACAGGAAGAGCTTCAGCGATATCAGAGTCATGGTCATGGGCATACAGAAGCTTGAGGAAGAGGTCGATGACATAAAGGACTCAGCCCTGGACAAACTATACTCCAACGCCAAGGATTTAACCTACGTGGAGTTCATGAGTAGCATGAGCTTGATATTTGGTATTGATGATGTGCTTGATTCGATAAAGGATATTGCTTATATGCTATTGACGTTAATTAGTACGTATGGTGCATGA
- a CDS encoding HAD family hydrolase, translated as MVHDKVIDVRAVLFDYDDTLVETRGAMDYARRAVARKISLRTSLDEYLVLNVIRDVEVRMESIGQFDRRVWFSEVVKALNIDLSIGDINDLVKTYWDSLRLRSRLFPDVIPTLGLLRACGFRIGLVTNTDGEPGLKRDRIRGDGVDGLFDLIIVAGDDTVHTKPHPEPFIKALQTLNMRGYEVVYIGDRVDVDVAGAKAVGMHAGLIDRYGTADPRAYGRDGARPDFIIYSLAELPQLLSCVSNA; from the coding sequence ATGGTGCATGACAAGGTGATTGATGTTAGGGCCGTGCTCTTTGATTACGACGATACCCTAGTGGAGACTAGGGGTGCTATGGATTACGCAAGACGGGCTGTGGCCAGAAAAATATCGTTGAGGACCTCCCTTGATGAGTACCTTGTACTCAACGTGATTAGGGATGTTGAGGTGAGGATGGAATCCATTGGCCAGTTTGACAGGAGGGTTTGGTTTAGCGAGGTGGTTAAGGCTCTTAATATTGACTTGAGTATTGGCGACATTAATGATCTCGTCAAGACCTACTGGGATTCACTGCGCCTACGGAGTAGGTTATTCCCCGACGTCATACCAACCCTGGGCTTACTGAGGGCATGTGGTTTCAGGATCGGTTTGGTGACGAACACTGACGGTGAGCCGGGGCTTAAGAGGGATAGGATACGTGGGGATGGCGTTGATGGATTATTTGACTTAATAATAGTGGCTGGGGATGATACAGTACACACGAAGCCTCACCCTGAACCATTCATCAAAGCTCTACAGACCCTTAACATGAGGGGCTATGAGGTGGTTTACATTGGTGATAGGGTGGATGTTGATGTGGCTGGGGCGAAAGCCGTAGGCATGCATGCAGGCCTTATTGATAGGTACGGTACTGCGGACCCCAGGGCTTATGGTCGTGACGGCGCAAGGCCCGATTTCATAATTTACTCGTTGGCAGAACTACCGCAATTACTTAGTTGTGTCAGTAATGCTTAG